In Herbinix luporum, a single window of DNA contains:
- a CDS encoding ribose-phosphate pyrophosphokinase, with protein MPKHEKIVETIPVGPLGIIALESSKSLGAKINEHLVSWRDLRESEHKETIAFKGYQRDSFLINACCPRFGTGEAKGMIKETVRGYDLYLLVDVTNYSLTYSVCGHTNHMSPDDHYQDLKRIIAAVGGKARRITVIMPYLYEGRQHRRNSRESLDCALALQELTNMGVESIITFDAHDPRVQNSIPLNTFETVQPTYQFIKAILKNVPDIKMDADHMMVISPDEGGMSRAVYFANVLGLDMGMFYKRRDYTKIINGRNPIVAHEFLGDDVEGKDILIVDDIVSSGESMLDVASELKRRKANRIFVVSTFGLFTGGLDKFDKAYEEGLIYRLMTTNLVYQSPELLTKPYYINVDMSKYIALIIDTLNHDNSISGLLNPVERINKVLEKYNQTKKK; from the coding sequence ATGCCAAAGCATGAAAAGATCGTTGAAACTATTCCTGTAGGGCCACTGGGTATTATTGCACTGGAAAGCAGCAAATCTCTCGGCGCTAAAATAAATGAGCATCTTGTATCCTGGCGTGATTTACGGGAAAGTGAGCATAAAGAAACCATAGCTTTTAAAGGCTATCAAAGAGATTCTTTCCTTATTAATGCCTGCTGCCCCAGGTTCGGAACCGGTGAGGCCAAAGGAATGATTAAGGAAACCGTTAGAGGATATGACCTATATCTACTGGTTGATGTAACCAATTATAGTTTGACATATAGCGTCTGTGGACATACAAACCATATGTCACCGGACGACCATTATCAGGACCTGAAGCGTATTATAGCGGCAGTTGGTGGTAAAGCAAGAAGAATTACCGTCATCATGCCCTATCTTTATGAAGGTCGTCAGCACAGACGTAACTCAAGAGAATCTTTGGATTGTGCCTTGGCATTACAGGAACTGACCAATATGGGAGTAGAAAGTATCATAACCTTTGATGCCCATGATCCCAGGGTTCAGAATTCAATTCCCTTAAATACCTTTGAAACAGTTCAACCTACTTATCAATTTATCAAAGCAATCTTAAAGAATGTACCTGATATTAAGATGGATGCTGACCATATGATGGTTATAAGCCCCGATGAAGGTGGCATGTCAAGGGCAGTTTATTTTGCCAATGTTCTGGGACTTGATATGGGTATGTTCTACAAAAGACGGGATTATACTAAAATTATCAATGGCCGTAATCCAATCGTAGCCCATGAATTCTTAGGTGATGATGTAGAAGGTAAGGATATCTTGATTGTTGATGATATTGTATCATCCGGAGAAAGTATGCTGGATGTGGCTTCCGAATTAAAGAGAAGAAAAGCCAATCGTATATTTGTTGTAAGTACTTTCGGCCTCTTTACCGGTGGTTTGGACAAGTTTGACAAGGCTTATGAGGAAGGATTAATCTACAGACTTATGACCACCAACTTGGTATACCAATCACCTGAACTTTTAACCAAACCATATTACATCAATGTGGATATGAGCAAATATATTGCCTTGATTATAGACACTCTAAATCATGACAATAGCATTAGCGGATTATTAAATCCTGTTGAAAGAATCAATAAGGTTTTAGAAAAATACAATCAGACTAAGAAAAAATAG
- a CDS encoding transglycosylase domain-containing protein, translated as MNKRRIDIAKKKKTGKWLKLIIKVFTLVILLTLAIGIFYFYNTYGKILIKLQKEAKLLVHSSTEEIFKSSQTSLVYDNDGKLITSLKGVKDVYYIEYKDIPPVLLNAIIVTEDKKFFSHGGIDYLANIRAAIALIKNKGEITQGASTITQQLARNVFLTHDVTYERKAKEIFIAQELEKIYTKDQIMEFYINNIYYANGHYGILAAADGYFGKGINELSLSQIAFLCAIPNNPNLYNPVTNLNRTIERRDRILKQMYENGKINLIDYRHAIKEPISINRQEEQKNNYVETFVYHSAIKALMKGEGFEFRNQFIDEEDKKAYDKAYKELYYSYQNKLYTGGYRIYTSIDLDKQKLLQESVDKALEKFTEKNEEGIYQLQGAAVCIDNDTGRVVAIIGGRSQEYVGYTLNRAYQSYRQPGSAIKPLIVYTPAFERGYRLDSLVIDEPIKNGPKNSGGSYVGEMKLQRAIELSKNTIAWKLFEELTPKLGLSYLLKMDFQKIVDDDYYLAASLGGLTIGTSPLEMTAAYGALVNDGYYREPTCIVKITDAAGKILVDDTIDEEQVYQTGASRMVTEALTGVIKNGTAKGFELSNTISAGKTGTTDNRRDGWFVGYTPYYTTGVWVGYDMPKPVEGLKGASYPAVIWHSYMEQIHQPGMNRSFIKYEE; from the coding sequence ATGAATAAAAGAAGAATAGACATTGCTAAGAAAAAGAAAACCGGAAAGTGGCTTAAGCTTATTATTAAAGTTTTTACTTTAGTTATTTTATTGACACTGGCAATAGGAATATTTTATTTCTATAACACCTATGGGAAGATTTTAATTAAGCTTCAAAAAGAGGCAAAATTGCTGGTTCATTCTTCAACTGAAGAGATCTTTAAATCTTCCCAGACCAGCTTAGTATATGATAATGACGGAAAATTAATCACTAGCTTAAAGGGAGTTAAGGATGTCTATTATATTGAGTATAAGGATATTCCACCGGTTCTATTAAATGCAATTATTGTAACAGAGGATAAAAAGTTTTTTAGTCATGGTGGGATTGATTATCTGGCAAATATCCGTGCTGCCATAGCTCTGATAAAAAACAAAGGGGAAATTACCCAAGGGGCCAGTACCATAACTCAGCAGTTGGCAAGGAATGTATTTCTTACCCATGATGTTACCTATGAAAGAAAGGCAAAGGAGATATTTATTGCCCAAGAGCTAGAAAAAATCTATACAAAAGATCAGATTATGGAGTTTTATATCAATAATATTTATTATGCCAATGGACATTATGGGATATTGGCAGCAGCTGACGGTTATTTTGGCAAGGGAATTAATGAACTAAGCTTATCTCAGATTGCATTTTTATGTGCCATACCCAATAATCCCAACCTCTATAATCCTGTTACAAATTTAAATCGGACAATTGAAAGAAGAGATAGGATCCTTAAGCAGATGTATGAGAATGGCAAAATAAATCTAATTGATTATAGACATGCAATAAAGGAGCCAATATCCATAAACCGGCAGGAGGAGCAAAAAAACAATTACGTAGAGACCTTTGTATATCATAGTGCTATTAAGGCCTTGATGAAAGGAGAAGGTTTTGAATTTCGCAATCAATTTATAGATGAAGAAGATAAAAAAGCCTACGATAAAGCCTATAAGGAACTATACTATAGCTATCAGAATAAATTGTATACCGGTGGTTATAGAATCTATACCTCAATTGATTTGGACAAACAAAAGCTACTGCAAGAATCTGTGGATAAGGCCTTAGAGAAATTTACCGAGAAGAATGAAGAGGGGATATATCAACTTCAGGGGGCCGCTGTATGTATTGATAATGATACAGGAAGAGTGGTGGCCATAATAGGGGGCAGAAGTCAAGAATATGTAGGTTATACTCTTAATCGGGCTTATCAAAGCTATAGGCAGCCTGGAAGTGCCATAAAACCATTAATTGTCTATACCCCTGCTTTTGAAAGAGGTTATAGGCTAGATAGTCTTGTAATAGATGAACCTATTAAGAATGGGCCTAAAAATTCCGGGGGAAGCTATGTAGGTGAAATGAAGCTTCAAAGGGCTATTGAGTTATCTAAAAACACCATTGCCTGGAAGTTATTTGAGGAGCTGACCCCTAAGCTTGGCTTATCATATCTTCTAAAAATGGATTTTCAGAAAATCGTTGATGATGATTATTATCTGGCAGCTTCCTTAGGAGGGTTGACCATAGGAACAAGTCCCTTGGAGATGACAGCTGCCTATGGGGCTTTAGTAAATGACGGTTATTATAGAGAGCCTACCTGTATAGTAAAGATTACCGATGCAGCAGGTAAGATACTGGTAGATGACACCATAGATGAAGAGCAGGTTTATCAGACTGGGGCTTCTAGGATGGTAACAGAGGCATTAACAGGAGTTATAAAAAACGGTACAGCCAAAGGCTTTGAACTTTCAAATACAATCAGTGCAGGCAAGACCGGAACTACCGATAATAGAAGAGACGGGTGGTTTGTAGGATATACTCCTTATTATACTACCGGTGTGTGGGTCGGATACGATATGCCAAAGCCAGTGGAAGGTTTAAAGGGAGCTTCCTATCCGGCAGTTATTTGGCATAGCTATATGGAACAGATTCACCAGCCGGGAATGAACAGAAGCTTTATTAAATATGAAGAATAA
- a CDS encoding ATP-binding protein, translating into MLLKKLKVDYFGKFSKREINLKPGINIIYGENEAGKSTLHAFIKGMLFGIERLRGRGAASKEDVYSRYLPWDYPGAYKGQMDIKVKDKFYRLQRSFHANNRSFTIINLETGRELKLKEGHISELIPGLTESSFCNTISIEQLKAQTDTELASQVRNYITNLSIAKSKEVNVEKAVRILKEKKKALESIPYDSQIKDLSKEIEEGIEKEEKIDALTTQLRQLEKEWANLNMQLNKPKSDKHQKEEELMGKLPVILEKYNIYNNLSEEYSSLKKQAEELKDKIAEWEDEAKGVFALKDSIYEAQMLSSKCEEYLKKLHKIYNKDEEESKNIKKIGLIYIAIPIVMSLFTYLVTKSLMTGALLFLLLLIIGGAFYIYTLNKYKNILLDNQRKENEIKERYLESETRINSILEKYQVASVQKLVQKQEEYLKLSVSIEHSKELLSNLNERIKELEDRCDQLHDTIMLYMRSFISEEELTYEAIERLSDVINTKINETEKKQSQIKSKLDECNLKIEKIKWELSLMEDNEVELNKNKEQHKYLIQKQKENDMEIAAINMALDTIGELSVEIHDSFGRDLDKAVSKIISGVTDGKYRDIKIDEKLNIKMGWKDNYIILDRLSAGTIDQVYFALRLAVADLLLGKNTMPLLLDDTFALYDDSRLKALLTQIKDRPQVLIFTCQKRERIFLKELNIPFNYIKI; encoded by the coding sequence ATGCTTTTAAAGAAGCTAAAAGTGGATTACTTTGGTAAATTCTCTAAGAGGGAAATTAATTTAAAGCCGGGTATTAATATAATATATGGGGAAAATGAAGCCGGCAAATCCACACTGCATGCTTTTATTAAGGGGATGCTGTTTGGAATAGAACGATTAAGGGGAAGAGGTGCAGCCTCAAAAGAGGATGTATATAGCCGCTACCTGCCCTGGGATTATCCCGGTGCCTACAAGGGTCAAATGGATATTAAGGTAAAGGATAAGTTTTATCGCTTGCAAAGAAGTTTCCATGCCAATAACCGAAGTTTTACTATTATAAATCTAGAGACCGGCAGGGAGCTTAAACTTAAGGAAGGTCATATCAGTGAGCTTATACCGGGGCTTACAGAGTCTTCATTTTGTAATACAATCAGTATAGAGCAATTAAAAGCCCAAACCGATACTGAACTGGCAAGCCAGGTTAGAAATTATATTACCAACTTATCCATAGCAAAAAGCAAGGAAGTAAATGTAGAAAAAGCAGTTCGCATTTTAAAAGAAAAGAAAAAAGCTTTAGAATCCATTCCCTATGATTCTCAAATTAAGGATTTATCTAAAGAGATAGAAGAGGGTATAGAAAAAGAAGAGAAAATAGATGCCCTTACGACACAGTTAAGGCAGTTAGAAAAAGAATGGGCAAATCTAAATATGCAGCTTAATAAGCCAAAGTCCGATAAACATCAAAAAGAAGAGGAACTTATGGGTAAGCTGCCTGTAATTCTTGAAAAATATAATATATATAATAATCTTTCAGAAGAATATAGCAGTCTTAAGAAACAGGCTGAAGAATTAAAGGATAAGATAGCAGAATGGGAAGATGAGGCAAAGGGAGTATTTGCCTTAAAAGACAGCATTTATGAGGCCCAGATGTTGTCCTCTAAATGTGAGGAGTATTTGAAAAAGCTTCATAAGATATATAATAAAGACGAAGAGGAAAGTAAAAACATAAAAAAGATAGGTTTAATATATATAGCTATTCCCATTGTTATGTCCTTATTTACCTATCTTGTGACCAAATCTTTAATGACAGGAGCTTTATTATTTCTGCTTTTATTGATTATAGGTGGAGCTTTTTATATATATACACTAAATAAATATAAGAATATTTTGCTGGATAATCAAAGAAAGGAAAATGAAATAAAAGAACGTTATTTAGAGTCTGAAACTCGCATTAACTCTATATTAGAAAAATATCAGGTTGCCTCCGTTCAGAAGCTGGTACAAAAGCAGGAGGAATATCTAAAATTAAGTGTGTCAATAGAACATAGCAAAGAGCTTTTATCAAATCTTAATGAAAGGATAAAAGAGCTAGAAGATAGATGTGATCAGCTACATGATACTATTATGTTATATATGAGAAGTTTCATATCGGAAGAAGAGTTAACTTATGAAGCCATTGAAAGGCTTAGTGATGTTATTAACACAAAAATAAATGAAACAGAAAAAAAACAAAGCCAAATCAAATCAAAGCTGGATGAATGTAATCTTAAAATTGAGAAAATCAAATGGGAACTGTCTTTAATGGAGGATAATGAAGTTGAGCTTAATAAAAATAAGGAGCAGCACAAGTATCTTATACAGAAGCAAAAAGAAAATGATATGGAGATTGCTGCCATTAATATGGCTCTAGATACCATAGGGGAACTTTCCGTAGAGATTCATGATAGCTTTGGACGAGATTTAGATAAGGCAGTTTCTAAGATTATATCCGGGGTTACCGATGGAAAATACCGGGATATTAAGATAGATGAGAAGCTTAATATTAAGATGGGATGGAAGGATAATTACATTATACTGGACCGATTAAGTGCCGGTACAATAGATCAGGTTTATTTTGCTTTGCGTCTTGCGGTTGCAGATTTGCTCCTTGGTAAAAACACCATGCCTCTGCTTTTAGATGATACTTTTGCATTATATGATGATAGCCGACTAAAAGCCCTTCTAACCCAGATTAAAGATCGTCCTCAGGTACTTATATTTACTTGTCAAAAGAGAGAAAGGATTTTCCTTAAAGAGTTAAATATTCCTTTTAACTATATAAAGATTTAA